Proteins encoded within one genomic window of Nitrospira sp.:
- a CDS encoding chemotaxis protein CheA: MSTDLSHFKDAFFEESQEHLTTIEEGLLQLEQRPGDIDLLNRIFRGAHSIKGNSGMFGFTAVSQFTHKMESVLDQLRSSQMVVTVEVTDLLLQSLDCLKTLIDCAKSGEAPNDAVVSGLGARLEACQSGASAVKQEAAPAALNPSHTKGDHHFTLTWVPPRYLFQRGLDPTQFIKELGELGSVTSVTLDASRLPAFKDLDPEQCYLGWTIELDTAKDLKVIEAVFDFVREDSTLTIVDRQVAPTPSLPSDGVKPLGEILVETGVVSQTELNQALSQQKRVGEILIEQHIATPKQISDALKLQSEGTPPTKKAETPSIRVDTVKIDRLINLVGELVITQSMLSDLGSRFEMSQLPVLLERVAQLERNTREIQERVMGIRMVPIGNAFSRFPRLVRDLSGKAGKKIHLILSGEETELDKTVIESIGDPLTHLVRNSADHGLEPPTERIAAGKPEQGIIRLNAFHEGGNICITVEDDGRGLNRDKILAKGIKQGLIAESDKLSDEQIWMLIFKPGFSTAEKVTDVSGRGVGMDVVKRNIEGLGGTVSIKTMAGKGTTFTLKLPLTLAIIEGMTVRVGKDTYIVPLLSILESIQPKREMIKTLVGKGELVNVRGTYLPLMRLYEVFRLEPELSDPTKAILLILETEGERVAVMVDEILGQQQVVIKSMEQNFRKIEGVAGATILGDGTVGFILDVRGLLNISRKGTAKAA, encoded by the coding sequence ATGAGCACTGACCTTTCCCATTTTAAAGATGCCTTCTTTGAGGAATCGCAGGAACACCTGACGACCATCGAGGAGGGATTGCTCCAGCTCGAACAACGTCCGGGGGACATCGACCTTCTCAACCGAATCTTCCGCGGTGCGCATTCCATCAAGGGCAACAGCGGCATGTTCGGCTTCACAGCCGTCTCCCAGTTTACGCACAAAATGGAGTCGGTTCTGGATCAACTCCGCAGCAGCCAGATGGTCGTGACCGTGGAAGTCACCGATCTGTTGCTGCAATCACTTGATTGCCTCAAGACGCTGATCGATTGCGCCAAATCCGGCGAGGCGCCGAACGATGCAGTGGTGTCCGGCCTGGGGGCCCGTCTCGAAGCCTGTCAGAGCGGAGCGTCTGCAGTAAAGCAGGAGGCTGCCCCAGCCGCACTGAATCCATCACACACCAAGGGCGACCACCACTTTACACTCACATGGGTTCCCCCGCGTTACCTGTTTCAGCGTGGGCTCGACCCCACTCAGTTCATCAAAGAACTGGGAGAGCTCGGTTCCGTGACCAGCGTGACACTCGACGCCAGCCGATTGCCGGCCTTCAAAGATCTCGATCCCGAACAATGCTACTTGGGCTGGACGATCGAACTGGATACGGCCAAAGATCTCAAAGTCATCGAGGCCGTGTTTGATTTTGTTCGGGAAGACAGTACCTTGACGATTGTCGATCGCCAGGTGGCACCGACACCATCCCTTCCGTCGGATGGAGTCAAGCCCTTGGGTGAAATCCTCGTCGAAACCGGCGTGGTGTCACAAACGGAACTCAATCAAGCCCTGTCTCAACAGAAGCGAGTCGGCGAAATCCTGATCGAACAACATATTGCCACGCCGAAACAAATCTCCGACGCGCTGAAACTTCAATCGGAAGGCACTCCGCCGACGAAGAAGGCGGAGACTCCGTCGATCCGTGTAGACACCGTCAAGATTGATCGGTTGATCAATCTGGTGGGCGAACTCGTCATTACGCAGTCCATGCTCAGTGATCTGGGTTCCCGATTCGAGATGAGCCAGCTGCCCGTCCTGCTGGAACGCGTGGCGCAGCTCGAGCGTAACACGCGCGAGATTCAAGAACGTGTGATGGGCATTCGTATGGTTCCGATCGGAAATGCCTTTAGCCGCTTCCCGCGTCTTGTCCGCGATCTCTCCGGTAAAGCCGGTAAGAAGATTCATTTGATTCTGTCCGGCGAGGAAACCGAGCTGGATAAGACCGTGATCGAGTCCATCGGCGATCCATTGACGCACCTCGTGCGCAACTCCGCGGATCATGGTCTCGAACCACCGACCGAACGCATCGCGGCCGGCAAACCTGAGCAGGGCATCATTCGCCTTAATGCCTTCCACGAGGGCGGCAATATCTGCATCACCGTGGAGGACGATGGGCGAGGTCTCAATCGAGACAAGATTCTGGCCAAAGGCATCAAACAAGGACTGATCGCAGAATCCGACAAGCTGTCGGATGAGCAGATCTGGATGCTCATTTTCAAACCTGGATTCTCGACCGCAGAAAAAGTCACGGACGTATCCGGCCGCGGGGTCGGAATGGATGTGGTGAAACGTAACATCGAGGGGCTCGGCGGCACGGTCAGCATTAAAACCATGGCCGGCAAGGGCACCACCTTTACACTCAAGCTTCCGCTGACACTAGCGATTATCGAAGGCATGACGGTTCGAGTCGGCAAGGACACGTACATCGTTCCGTTGCTGTCGATACTCGAATCGATCCAGCCCAAGCGTGAGATGATCAAGACGCTCGTCGGCAAAGGGGAGCTGGTGAACGTGCGCGGCACCTATCTGCCGCTCATGCGACTCTACGAAGTCTTCCGGTTAGAACCAGAGCTCTCAGATCCTACCAAGGCGATTCTGTTGATTCTGGAAACGGAGGGCGAACGCGTCGCCGTGATGGTCGACGAGATTCTCGGACAGCAGCAAGTAGTGATCAAGAGCATGGAGCAAAACTTTCGAAAGATCGAAGGCGTCGCCGGGGCCACCATTCTGGGCGACGGCACGGTCGGGTTCATTCTGGATGTCCGCGGGTTGCTCAATATTTCTCGAAAGGGTACGGCCAAGGCGGCGTAA
- a CDS encoding response regulator yields MPKTVLVVDDSPTMRQMVAFTLSSAGYQVVEAGNGKEAVGKVNGGTKPDLVVTDLNMPEMDGISLIKEIRKMPALKFTPILMLTTEASDDKKKAGQAAGATGWIVKPFNPEQMMAVIKKVLPG; encoded by the coding sequence ATGCCGAAAACAGTCTTGGTTGTCGACGATTCCCCCACGATGCGACAGATGGTGGCTTTTACACTGAGTAGCGCCGGCTACCAGGTTGTGGAGGCCGGCAACGGCAAGGAGGCCGTCGGCAAAGTCAATGGCGGCACGAAGCCGGATCTTGTCGTCACTGACTTGAACATGCCTGAAATGGACGGCATTTCGCTAATCAAGGAAATTCGGAAAATGCCGGCTCTGAAGTTCACACCGATCCTCATGCTGACCACGGAAGCCTCCGATGACAAAAAGAAAGCAGGGCAGGCGGCTGGCGCCACGGGCTGGATCGTGAAGCCGTTCAACCCCGAGCAGATGATGGCGGTGATCAAGAAAGTGTTACCCGGCTGA
- a CDS encoding STAS domain-containing protein produces the protein MTVKPAGDLTIFEVGALCEDLKQASTANPQVELDLSEVDKLDASAIQLLIAMRQSEHFVLTGITDSMRARMAELGA, from the coding sequence ATGACTGTGAAACCGGCTGGTGATCTGACGATATTTGAGGTCGGGGCACTTTGCGAGGATTTGAAGCAGGCAAGCACCGCCAATCCTCAGGTGGAGCTGGACCTCTCCGAAGTCGATAAGCTTGACGCATCGGCAATTCAATTATTGATTGCCATGCGACAATCGGAGCATTTCGTGTTGACAGGCATCACTGATTCCATGCGAGCCCGAATGGCCGAGTTGGGCGCATAA
- a CDS encoding OmpA family protein, with amino-acid sequence MAKKKHEEHENHERWLVSYADFITLLFAFFVVMYSVSSVNEGKYRTVSDSIKAALNPVNSTPTSRLPFAVGDAKPKMINTDMASANEPVIRRMKEILKKIHPSLALEMPDIKIVETGNGTIMISLPESILFASGEARVRPEALPFLKSLAQILIEMDRHVRILGHTDNVPIRTAQFPSNWELSAVRAVMVVRIFSELYEVPITHLSATGFADSKPVATNDTPEGRTKNRRVEIIILEKTLTEETLDSMLPGAPPPAMPF; translated from the coding sequence ATGGCGAAGAAGAAACACGAAGAACACGAGAACCATGAACGCTGGTTGGTGTCCTATGCGGATTTTATCACGCTGCTGTTCGCATTCTTTGTGGTGATGTATTCGGTCTCCTCGGTAAACGAAGGAAAATATCGAACCGTCAGTGACTCCATTAAAGCCGCCTTGAATCCAGTCAACAGTACTCCCACCAGCCGTCTCCCGTTTGCGGTAGGCGACGCAAAGCCAAAAATGATCAACACCGACATGGCAAGTGCCAATGAGCCGGTCATTCGACGGATGAAAGAGATTCTGAAGAAAATTCACCCCTCACTGGCTCTCGAGATGCCGGATATCAAAATCGTGGAAACCGGCAACGGCACCATCATGATTTCCTTGCCTGAATCCATTCTGTTTGCCAGCGGTGAGGCTCGTGTTCGGCCCGAGGCATTACCCTTTCTGAAATCTCTTGCGCAGATTCTGATCGAAATGGATCGCCATGTCCGGATCCTTGGCCATACGGATAATGTCCCGATCCGAACGGCTCAATTCCCATCGAACTGGGAACTGTCGGCCGTGCGCGCAGTGATGGTGGTCCGAATCTTCTCAGAGCTGTACGAAGTACCCATCACCCATCTATCTGCCACGGGATTTGCCGATTCGAAACCGGTTGCCACGAACGATACGCCGGAAGGGCGGACCAAAAACCGACGGGTAGAAATCATCATTCTGGAAAAAACCCTTACGGAAGAGACCCTCGATTCTATGCTGCCTGGGGCACCGCCTCCGGCGATGCCTTTTTGA
- a CDS encoding flagellar motor protein has translation MDIATILGIVVALGSIIGGQALEGGHLSSILQLTAFIIVAGGTLGACCVQNPLSVVIKALTGATLVITNPPHDVKGTITQILDLANVARKQGLLALEGKIKDLHDPFFKKGIQLIVDGTDPKLLQEILEIEVEHHEEEGVHAAKVWEAAGGYAPTVGILGAVLGLIHVMENLADPSKLGGGIAVAFVATVYGVGLANLFFLPIANKMKFKLKEEAGLRTMVIMGLVGLAQGENPRLLQEKLESFLPPHERTKDDKK, from the coding sequence GTGGATATCGCCACAATACTCGGCATTGTCGTCGCCCTTGGGTCGATCATCGGCGGTCAAGCGCTGGAAGGCGGGCATCTCAGCTCCATTCTTCAGTTGACGGCCTTCATCATCGTTGCGGGTGGAACCCTTGGGGCCTGTTGCGTGCAAAACCCTCTTTCTGTCGTGATCAAAGCACTGACGGGCGCCACCCTCGTCATTACCAATCCCCCGCATGACGTCAAGGGCACAATCACGCAGATTCTCGATCTGGCCAATGTCGCGCGGAAACAAGGGCTACTTGCACTGGAGGGAAAGATCAAGGACCTGCATGACCCTTTTTTCAAGAAGGGCATTCAACTGATTGTGGATGGCACCGACCCCAAGCTGCTCCAGGAAATCCTGGAGATCGAGGTTGAACATCACGAGGAAGAAGGCGTTCATGCTGCGAAGGTTTGGGAGGCCGCCGGTGGCTACGCGCCAACGGTCGGTATTCTCGGCGCCGTCCTTGGTCTGATCCACGTGATGGAAAACCTGGCCGATCCCTCGAAACTGGGCGGCGGGATTGCGGTAGCCTTCGTCGCCACCGTCTACGGCGTCGGCTTGGCTAACCTATTTTTTCTCCCCATTGCCAACAAGATGAAGTTCAAGTTGAAGGAAGAGGCCGGTTTGCGCACGATGGTGATTATGGGGCTTGTCGGACTGGCTCAAGGCGAAAACCCCAGGCTGTTACAGGAAAAACTCGAAAGCTTCCTCCCTCCGCACGAACGCACCAAGGACGACAAGAAATGA
- a CDS encoding chemotaxis protein CheW codes for MSATEQQVQSHIQAAADNPADRLAEKSADDLLQFVICLIGSEEFAVDVLSVQEINRIVEVTRVPKTPPYVEGVINLRGRIIPVLDLRKLFGLTGAQQTTQTRIVVVSVQARLVGLIVDSVEEVLRVPKSAIEPPPSVGTMAGAEFTQGVGRINDRLLILVDLSRLLLAREAA; via the coding sequence ATGAGTGCGACTGAACAGCAAGTGCAATCTCACATCCAGGCGGCCGCAGACAACCCTGCGGACCGTCTGGCCGAGAAGTCCGCCGACGATCTGCTGCAGTTCGTGATCTGCTTGATCGGCAGTGAAGAATTCGCGGTGGATGTCTTGAGCGTGCAGGAGATCAACCGGATCGTGGAGGTGACGCGAGTCCCCAAGACTCCGCCCTACGTAGAAGGGGTCATTAATTTGAGGGGCCGCATCATTCCCGTGCTGGATCTACGTAAGCTCTTCGGCCTCACCGGCGCACAACAAACCACCCAGACCCGAATCGTGGTGGTGTCGGTGCAGGCACGATTGGTCGGGCTGATCGTGGATTCGGTGGAAGAAGTGCTGCGTGTACCCAAAAGCGCGATTGAGCCGCCGCCTTCCGTCGGCACCATGGCTGGCGCGGAATTTACCCAGGGAGTAGGCCGTATCAATGACCGGCTTCTGATCTTGGTAGATCTGAGTCGGCTACTCCTAGCTCGGGAAGCAGCTTAA